In one window of Chitinivibrionales bacterium DNA:
- a CDS encoding YifB family Mg chelatase-like AAA ATPase: protein MLAKLRSMAVLGIDAFEIGIEADITDMIPSFTIVGLPDGAVRESRERVMSAIKNCGYEFPARKVTINMAPADVKKEGSAYDLPIAIGLLMADKQVEIKNALDYCIVGELSLDGTVKRIKGMLSMAICARDMGIKGLIVPRECAEEAAVAEGLDIYPVDSLTEALSFLEGFRGNEPYKTDVQALFKKARKYAIDFKDVKGQEHIKRALLVAAGGGHNIMMIGPPGSGKTMLARRLPSVLPDLTLDEALETTKIHSVSGHLDENTPLLATRPFRSPHHTVSDAGLIGGGSYPRPGEVSLSHHGVLFLDELPEFNKNVLENLRQPLEDGKVTISRAAMSLSYPAKFMLAAALNPCPCGYYTEPRHECSCTQPQIQKYMSKISGPLMDRIDIHVEVPALSYEELSRKEPGEDSLSMRTLVEQARKVQRERFKNEKKIFCNAHMESKHIRKYCDLEPDSQNLLKNAIERLGLSARAYDRILKVSRTIADLDGSENVCSSHLAEAIQYRSLDRKLWMGG from the coding sequence ATGCTGGCTAAGCTTCGCTCTATGGCAGTTTTAGGTATCGATGCCTTTGAAATAGGTATTGAAGCAGATATTACCGATATGATCCCGAGTTTTACAATTGTGGGTCTCCCCGATGGTGCAGTGCGGGAAAGCAGGGAGCGGGTGATGTCTGCGATTAAAAATTGCGGCTATGAATTTCCTGCCCGCAAGGTAACCATTAATATGGCGCCGGCAGATGTTAAAAAGGAAGGATCGGCCTATGATCTGCCTATCGCAATAGGTCTTTTAATGGCGGATAAGCAGGTTGAAATAAAAAACGCCCTTGATTATTGTATTGTAGGGGAGCTTTCTCTTGATGGAACAGTTAAACGGATCAAGGGGATGCTTTCGATGGCGATCTGTGCCCGTGATATGGGAATCAAGGGACTTATTGTTCCCCGGGAATGTGCCGAAGAGGCGGCTGTTGCAGAAGGGCTGGATATCTATCCGGTTGATTCTTTAACCGAGGCATTAAGTTTTCTTGAAGGGTTCCGGGGAAATGAACCCTATAAGACCGATGTACAGGCTTTGTTCAAAAAGGCCCGGAAATATGCCATTGATTTTAAAGATGTAAAAGGTCAGGAGCATATCAAACGAGCGCTTCTGGTTGCTGCAGGCGGGGGGCATAACATCATGATGATCGGGCCTCCGGGATCGGGAAAAACCATGCTTGCCCGCAGGCTTCCGTCAGTTTTGCCCGATCTTACCCTGGATGAGGCCCTGGAGACCACCAAAATCCATTCGGTATCCGGGCATTTGGATGAAAACACGCCCCTTTTGGCAACCCGTCCCTTTCGATCGCCGCACCACACAGTGTCGGATGCCGGTTTGATTGGCGGCGGCTCCTATCCGCGGCCCGGTGAGGTCAGCCTGAGTCATCATGGCGTGCTCTTTCTGGATGAACTTCCGGAGTTTAATAAAAATGTTCTGGAGAATCTTCGCCAGCCCCTCGAGGATGGCAAAGTTACTATTTCCCGTGCCGCAATGTCTCTCTCCTATCCGGCCAAATTTATGCTCGCCGCAGCGTTGAACCCCTGCCCGTGCGGATATTACACCGAACCCCGTCATGAATGTTCATGCACTCAACCTCAAATTCAGAAGTATATGTCGAAAATTTCAGGTCCTCTGATGGACCGGATTGATATCCATGTGGAAGTGCCGGCGTTATCCTATGAAGAACTCTCACGGAAAGAACCGGGAGAAGATTCATTGTCGATGCGAACTCTTGTCGAACAGGCGCGCAAAGTACAGCGTGAACGGTTTAAAAACGAAAAGAAAATATTCTGCAATGCTCACATGGAGTCGAAACACATTCGCAAATACTGCGATCTGGAGCCCGATTCACAAAATCTTCTTAAGAATGCTATTGAGCGTCTGGGGCTTTCCGCCAGAGCCTACGATCGTATCCTCAAGGTGTCACGGACAATTGCGGATCTCGATGGCTCGGAAAATGTGTGTTCTTCCCATCTCGCCGAGGCTATCCAGTATCGAAGCCTGGACAGGAAATTGTGGATGGGGGGATAA
- a CDS encoding MBL fold metallo-hydrolase, with translation MLGVLSQNYNLWYTFCNNKKVIREFFFREKIEVFLFLSPSWGIPWSLRNALDNENYVSFYSMNMRILTSSSAGNCTLLWDTNTAMIIDCGCSFSYAMKQLDDIKIPFSALKGACVTHIHSDHINKAFLRKLFKSNVPVYCDHAVIPFIPGVPRGGSGTSLQPFPFETFSLETVSITPFPVHHDSSGGCSGFCIEFIEKQKKRKITIATDIGNTTKETVRYFSNSDLIIIESNHDEAMLFNDSIPYFLKQRIQKAHLSNSECADFLTKVLYASEKVPEAIVLAHISQQRNKGAIARDCIFGSLKEAGHENIPIVLSYKGNPSEIVSL, from the coding sequence ATGCTGGGTGTTCTTTCTCAAAATTACAATTTGTGGTATACATTCTGCAACAATAAAAAGGTTATACGTGAATTTTTTTTTAGAGAGAAGATTGAAGTTTTTCTGTTCCTCTCCCCGTCCTGGGGAATTCCCTGGAGCCTCAGGAACGCCTTGGACAATGAAAATTATGTATCTTTTTATTCTATGAACATGCGTATCCTGACCTCAAGCAGCGCCGGTAACTGCACCCTTTTATGGGACACTAATACCGCAATGATTATCGATTGTGGATGCAGTTTTTCCTATGCAATGAAACAGCTCGACGACATCAAAATCCCCTTTTCTGCGCTAAAAGGAGCATGTGTTACCCATATTCACAGCGACCATATAAATAAAGCCTTCCTTCGAAAGCTTTTCAAAAGTAACGTCCCCGTGTACTGCGACCACGCGGTAATTCCCTTTATCCCCGGGGTCCCGAGAGGTGGATCCGGCACCTCTCTACAGCCCTTTCCTTTCGAGACATTTTCACTGGAGACGGTGAGTATTACCCCCTTTCCGGTGCATCACGATTCATCGGGAGGATGCAGCGGATTCTGCATTGAATTCATTGAAAAACAAAAAAAACGGAAAATCACCATTGCTACCGATATCGGAAATACCACGAAAGAAACCGTTCGATACTTTTCAAATTCCGACCTGATTATTATTGAATCCAATCATGATGAGGCCATGCTGTTCAACGATTCCATCCCCTATTTCCTCAAGCAGAGAATCCAAAAAGCACATCTTTCCAACAGCGAATGTGCCGACTTTTTGACAAAAGTACTATACGCATCGGAAAAAGTACCGGAGGCAATTGTACTGGCCCATATCAGTCAGCAAAGAAACAAAGGAGCCATTGCACGAGACTGCATTTTCGGCTCATTGAAAGAAGCCGGGCATGAAAACATTCCGATAGTACTGTCGTATAAAGGAAATCCCAGTGAGATAGTGTCGCTATAG
- a CDS encoding STAS domain-containing protein — translation MSATEFEIKTSVINGVPVIKMTGMMKDQDVLRFSREMRSLVRSNSSGIIVDVSDLHFIDSHGLGILVYFHSMLVKNNRRLYVLNENRDELSYISGLFKSTHLDKVLKIVKSKVEIFQELS, via the coding sequence GTGTCTGCAACAGAATTTGAAATAAAAACAAGTGTAATCAACGGAGTTCCGGTTATCAAAATGACCGGGATGATGAAAGATCAGGATGTACTCCGGTTTTCAAGAGAAATGAGGAGTCTGGTCCGATCCAATTCCTCAGGAATAATTGTTGATGTCAGTGATCTGCACTTTATCGACAGTCATGGACTTGGTATACTGGTTTATTTTCATAGCATGCTTGTAAAAAACAACAGAAGATTGTATGTACTTAATGAAAACAGAGATGAATTGTCATATATCAGTGGGCTTTTTAAAAGCACGCATCTTGATAAAGTTTTAAAGATTGTTAAATCTAAAGTAGAAATATTCCAGGAGCTTTCGTAG
- a CDS encoding anti-sigma factor antagonist (This anti-anti-sigma factor, or anti-sigma factor antagonist, belongs to a family that includes characterized members SpoIIAA, RsbV, RsfA, and RsfB.), with translation MSVDIRVGNENGVPILSLNGRVRGEGDEKLGRELEVVLDQKSDKVIVDVSNAEYIDSHGLGVIIYYHKILQNKNRQLIILNKNTDPESYMARLIEITNLDKVLKVVASLEKVT, from the coding sequence ATGTCGGTTGATATTAGGGTTGGAAATGAAAACGGCGTACCGATTTTATCATTGAACGGAAGGGTTCGTGGTGAAGGTGACGAGAAATTGGGCCGGGAATTGGAAGTCGTGCTTGATCAGAAGAGCGATAAGGTAATAGTGGATGTCAGTAACGCCGAGTATATTGACAGCCATGGGTTGGGAGTAATTATTTATTACCATAAAATATTACAGAATAAAAATCGACAACTGATTATTCTGAATAAAAATACCGATCCGGAATCATACATGGCTCGTTTGATAGAAATAACCAACCTCGATAAGGTTCTCAAAGTTGTTGCTTCCCTTGAGAAAGTAACATAA
- a CDS encoding YggS family pyridoxal phosphate-dependent enzyme: MSNQMNENYDHLQTRIAAACKRVDRSPDSVRLIVVTKTHPVETVQSVIDLGITDIGENRVQEIVHKEPHLTGEYTLHMVGHLQTNKVNKVLPHIRWIHSIDREKLVNAIESAQKESSETINALVQVNTSGESSKYGCSPDKCLGLCERVCASGALQFRGLMTIGPLGGGEAGARKSFEMLRNLGEKCRGLTNSLELSMGMSDDFEWAIEEGATMIRVGSLLLGRRSQ; the protein is encoded by the coding sequence ATGTCGAACCAAATGAATGAAAACTACGATCATCTTCAGACCCGGATAGCAGCCGCTTGTAAAAGAGTAGACCGCTCTCCCGATTCAGTCCGTTTGATTGTCGTAACAAAGACCCATCCGGTAGAGACTGTTCAATCGGTGATTGATCTGGGTATTACCGATATCGGTGAAAACAGGGTACAGGAAATTGTACATAAGGAGCCGCATTTGACCGGAGAGTATACCCTTCATATGGTAGGGCATCTTCAAACCAATAAAGTGAATAAAGTTTTGCCCCATATTCGATGGATTCATTCAATTGACCGGGAAAAGCTTGTAAATGCGATTGAATCAGCCCAAAAGGAGTCCTCGGAAACAATCAATGCTCTTGTTCAGGTAAATACATCAGGTGAAAGCTCGAAATATGGATGTTCACCCGATAAATGTCTCGGGTTGTGCGAACGTGTTTGTGCCAGTGGCGCCCTGCAATTCAGGGGGCTCATGACTATCGGGCCCCTCGGGGGAGGCGAGGCCGGCGCACGAAAGTCTTTTGAAATGCTTCGTAACCTTGGGGAAAAATGCCGGGGATTAACCAATTCTCTTGAACTCTCCATGGGCATGAGTGACGATTTTGAATGGGCGATTGAAGAAGGCGCAACCATGATTCGGGTAGGAAGTTTACTCTTAGGAAGGCGATCTCAATAA
- a CDS encoding YggT family protein, with the protein MQLVLFLIRIYEIILIIRIVMSWMHVDPYHPAARFIHNVTEPVLEPIRRILPTNSIGIDFSPLVVFLIISILRRILFQPVYF; encoded by the coding sequence ATGCAATTAGTACTTTTTTTAATCAGAATTTATGAAATTATCCTGATAATACGAATAGTTATGTCCTGGATGCATGTCGACCCCTATCATCCGGCGGCACGATTTATTCACAATGTAACAGAGCCGGTGCTCGAACCGATTCGACGAATCCTGCCGACAAACAGCATAGGAATAGACTTTTCCCCGTTGGTCGTATTTCTAATAATTTCGATTTTACGGCGGATACTGTTTCAACCGGTGTATTTTTAG
- a CDS encoding DivIVA domain-containing protein, with protein MRISPLDIRKQPFRKTVMGFDPDEVNSFLEMVANEFESVIKQNNELATQAKISAEKLEDYTKIEKTLNQTLLTAQRATDEARVNAQKESELIIKDAQIRANSYEDEARQRVHKLENDLITLKNQRDHFLSRFKAVLKTQLDLLETISGELKGLDSQGQSEKFEDETMDEVPSQPDLTGDDDDIDEIVV; from the coding sequence ATGCGCATTTCTCCGCTGGACATTCGAAAACAGCCCTTTCGTAAAACGGTAATGGGGTTTGATCCTGATGAGGTAAACAGCTTTCTGGAAATGGTTGCAAATGAGTTTGAATCGGTAATCAAACAGAATAATGAGTTGGCCACCCAGGCAAAGATATCCGCAGAAAAGCTGGAAGACTATACGAAAATTGAGAAGACGCTGAACCAGACACTCCTTACTGCACAGAGGGCGACTGATGAAGCCCGGGTAAATGCCCAGAAGGAATCTGAGCTGATAATTAAAGATGCTCAGATTCGCGCTAATTCCTATGAAGATGAAGCCCGGCAGCGGGTACATAAGCTTGAAAATGACCTGATAACCCTGAAAAATCAGCGAGATCATTTTCTTTCACGCTTTAAAGCGGTCCTGAAAACTCAGCTTGATCTGTTGGAAACTATTTCCGGCGAGCTGAAGGGGTTGGATTCTCAAGGACAGTCGGAAAAGTTTGAAGATGAAACCATGGATGAGGTTCCTTCACAACCGGATCTTACCGGCGATGATGATGATATCGACGAGATCGTTGTTTGA
- a CDS encoding YggU family protein: protein MDSDSSAACLLEVFLKPKAKNNKIVALDDSRVTIAVTAPPVDNKANAALIKFIADQLGIRKSACTIVKGYRSRNKVVTIIDMPQETVFARLRNRIA from the coding sequence ATGGACAGTGATTCGTCTGCGGCATGCTTGCTGGAGGTGTTCCTCAAGCCCAAAGCAAAAAACAATAAAATTGTTGCCCTTGACGATAGTCGAGTAACTATTGCAGTTACCGCACCGCCGGTTGATAATAAAGCAAATGCTGCGCTGATAAAATTTATTGCGGATCAGCTCGGTATCCGTAAGTCGGCCTGCACCATTGTCAAGGGATACCGTTCCCGGAATAAAGTGGTGACGATTATCGATATGCCGCAAGAGACTGTTTTTGCAAGACTCAGAAACCGGATTGCGTAA
- a CDS encoding purine-nucleoside phosphorylase — protein sequence MQRRFDSIQEAKWAIEEKCDLKPDFGIILGTGLGKLAGSIEPEAVISYEDIPNFARSTVETHAGKLIMGTLSGKKVMAMQGRFHYYEGYTMQQIVFPVQVMKFLGAHTLIISNACGGLNPHYPPGTIMAISDHINLLSDNPLIGPNDNRIGSRYPDMSEPYSKELIEKASAIALDNKIPLERGIYAAMSGPSLETRAEYRMLRLIGADVIGMSTVPEVIAAVHAGLKVLGLSVVTDACLPDALEPADINKIIAVAGQAEPKLVLLIKKVLEAL from the coding sequence ATGCAAAGAAGATTCGACAGCATACAGGAAGCTAAATGGGCGATCGAGGAAAAGTGCGATTTAAAGCCGGACTTCGGTATCATTCTTGGAACCGGGCTGGGAAAACTTGCCGGCTCAATCGAGCCGGAGGCCGTCATTTCCTATGAAGATATTCCGAATTTTGCCCGTTCAACAGTCGAGACGCACGCCGGCAAGCTTATCATGGGAACCCTTTCCGGAAAAAAAGTCATGGCCATGCAGGGGCGGTTCCATTATTATGAAGGTTATACGATGCAGCAGATCGTATTTCCGGTTCAGGTAATGAAATTTCTGGGAGCTCATACGCTGATCATATCAAATGCCTGCGGTGGACTCAACCCCCATTATCCTCCGGGAACAATTATGGCCATCAGCGATCATATAAACCTGTTGAGTGATAATCCGCTTATCGGTCCCAACGACAATAGAATCGGATCTCGATATCCCGATATGTCGGAACCCTATTCAAAAGAGTTGATTGAAAAAGCATCCGCTATTGCGCTTGATAACAAAATTCCTCTGGAACGGGGTATATATGCAGCCATGAGCGGGCCATCGCTCGAAACCAGGGCCGAATATCGGATGCTGCGGCTTATCGGTGCGGATGTTATCGGGATGAGCACCGTGCCCGAAGTTATCGCTGCAGTGCATGCGGGGCTGAAAGTTCTGGGCCTTTCCGTTGTCACCGATGCCTGCCTTCCCGACGCCCTTGAGCCTGCAGATATCAATAAGATTATTGCCGTGGCGGGTCAAGCAGAGCCTAAGCTTGTATTATTAATCAAAAAGGTACTGGAAGCGTTATAA
- a CDS encoding isoleucine--tRNA ligase → MSDNTFFDQVNNQISFPEVENEILKFWDDNKTFYKSLQKTQTNKAYVFYDGPPFATGLPHYGHLLAGTLKDIIPRYWTMRGNYVERRFGWDCHGLPVENEMERELGVSGKRDIEKLGRFIFNEACRSIVLRYTGQWEEIVLKMGRWVDFDNQYRTMDPGYMESIWWVFKQVWEKELIYQGFRVQPYCPRCATPLSNFEVNEGYQDTQGPSITVTFPLTDDPQTKILVWTTTPWTLPSNVVLAVGEDIPYVKIRDGESLYILAKDRLGAYYKDESEYEIVEEFPGSRLSGVRYQPIFEFFTDRSDKFFQVTTADFVSTEDGTGIVHVAPAFGEDDFQVGARLGLPIVCPVDDEGRFADEVSPWKGRLVFDADPDIIKELKARGRLVHRSTIQHRYPFCYRCDTALIYKAITTWFMKIEPLKQNMLDNNRTIHWVPEHLKNGRFGKGVESAPDWNISRNRYWGTPLPVWTCECGHTECVGSIQELHRLMGNGDEDKGQALHDETIKKLKQILKQETESRLKENGMETSWAAKLENADIPPNDLHTHVVDMLELTCPSCKKEPMVRTPEVLDCWFESGSMPYAQGHYPFDNENHFDRLFPADFIAEGLDQTRGWFYTLTVLASALFGKPAFKNVVVNGIILSEEGKKLSKRLRNYAPPSEVLDTLGADALRLFLINSPAVKAEDLRFSEKGILEMSRAVLLPFWNAYSFFVTYANVDGWKPRGTGAPSSGNELDRWIVSLLNHVVAGVNNEMEQYNLYRVVPNLVDFIDNLTNWYIRRSRRRFWKSENDDDKNDAYETLYYVLVEFSKVMAPFLPFLTEAIYKNLVAKRVSDALQSIHLTGYPRKNDRLIDPDLETKMRLVRQAVIMGRILRSRFTIKNRQPLKKMTLIVIDDRIRELLRDMADLIKDELNIKQVEFDKNEDRVVSLSAKPNFRKLGREFGSRMKEAAATIEGFTQEQIQEMMNGATYEVLGRQIGIDDIEIRRTKHPGIEVETQDEITVALDTEITDELAREGIAREFVNRIQNLRKKRDLAVTDRIIVAAEGEETIRSAVASHEEYVCNETLAIALKWDDKHLAEKGGEKTEINGMKATLDISLAE, encoded by the coding sequence ATGAGTGATAATACATTTTTCGATCAGGTGAATAATCAGATCAGTTTTCCAGAGGTTGAAAATGAAATCCTCAAGTTCTGGGATGATAATAAGACTTTTTACAAAAGTCTGCAAAAAACGCAGACTAATAAGGCCTATGTTTTCTACGATGGTCCTCCTTTTGCAACGGGACTCCCTCATTACGGGCATCTCCTTGCCGGCACACTCAAAGATATTATTCCTCGTTACTGGACTATGCGTGGAAATTATGTTGAGCGCCGCTTCGGTTGGGATTGTCATGGATTGCCGGTAGAAAACGAGATGGAACGGGAACTGGGTGTTTCCGGAAAACGGGATATCGAAAAGCTCGGTAGATTCATTTTCAATGAGGCGTGCCGTTCTATCGTGTTGCGGTATACAGGTCAATGGGAAGAGATCGTTCTTAAAATGGGGCGATGGGTCGATTTCGACAATCAGTATCGTACCATGGACCCGGGCTATATGGAAAGCATCTGGTGGGTGTTCAAACAGGTATGGGAAAAAGAACTGATATACCAGGGGTTTCGGGTCCAACCCTATTGTCCCCGGTGCGCTACTCCTCTGTCGAATTTTGAAGTCAATGAGGGATATCAGGATACTCAGGGGCCGTCGATTACCGTGACTTTCCCTTTAACCGACGATCCTCAAACAAAAATTCTTGTCTGGACTACGACACCATGGACGTTGCCGTCAAATGTGGTCCTTGCCGTCGGCGAGGACATACCGTATGTTAAAATTCGGGACGGTGAATCGCTCTATATTCTGGCAAAGGATCGCCTCGGTGCTTATTACAAAGACGAATCCGAGTATGAAATCGTAGAGGAGTTTCCTGGCTCCAGACTGTCGGGTGTACGCTATCAGCCCATTTTCGAGTTTTTTACCGACAGGTCCGATAAATTTTTTCAGGTTACGACTGCCGATTTTGTTTCAACCGAAGATGGTACGGGCATTGTGCACGTTGCACCTGCTTTTGGTGAGGACGACTTTCAGGTTGGCGCCCGGCTCGGTCTTCCGATTGTCTGTCCTGTTGATGATGAAGGACGGTTTGCCGATGAGGTTTCGCCGTGGAAAGGCAGGCTGGTTTTCGATGCAGATCCGGATATTATCAAAGAGCTCAAGGCAAGGGGGCGTCTGGTCCATCGGAGCACAATCCAGCATCGGTATCCTTTCTGCTATCGTTGTGATACCGCCCTGATTTACAAGGCCATTACCACCTGGTTTATGAAAATCGAGCCTCTCAAGCAGAATATGCTTGATAATAACCGGACGATCCATTGGGTACCGGAACATTTGAAAAACGGACGGTTCGGCAAAGGCGTCGAGAGCGCCCCCGACTGGAATATTTCCCGTAACCGTTACTGGGGCACTCCCCTGCCGGTATGGACGTGTGAATGCGGCCATACGGAATGTGTCGGTTCTATCCAGGAATTGCACCGACTTATGGGTAATGGCGATGAAGATAAGGGACAGGCTCTTCATGATGAAACGATCAAAAAACTGAAACAGATCCTGAAGCAGGAGACCGAATCCCGTCTTAAAGAGAACGGTATGGAAACCTCCTGGGCGGCAAAACTCGAGAACGCAGATATTCCTCCTAATGATCTTCATACCCATGTGGTGGATATGCTCGAGCTTACGTGTCCTTCCTGCAAAAAAGAACCCATGGTTCGTACGCCCGAAGTACTCGACTGCTGGTTCGAGTCGGGTTCAATGCCCTATGCGCAGGGCCATTATCCTTTTGACAATGAGAATCATTTCGATCGGCTGTTTCCCGCAGATTTCATTGCCGAAGGACTCGATCAGACCAGAGGGTGGTTTTATACATTGACCGTGCTGGCATCAGCACTTTTCGGAAAACCTGCCTTTAAAAATGTCGTGGTCAACGGAATCATTCTTTCGGAAGAAGGTAAAAAGCTTTCGAAACGGTTGCGAAATTATGCACCGCCGTCCGAGGTGCTCGACACCCTTGGCGCCGATGCCCTTCGTCTTTTTCTGATCAATTCTCCAGCGGTCAAGGCTGAGGACCTTCGTTTTTCCGAAAAGGGAATTCTGGAAATGTCTCGAGCAGTGTTGCTTCCTTTCTGGAACGCCTATTCCTTTTTTGTTACCTATGCGAATGTTGACGGCTGGAAGCCCCGGGGAACAGGCGCGCCGTCGAGCGGAAATGAACTTGACCGGTGGATTGTGTCGCTCCTGAATCATGTGGTTGCCGGTGTGAATAATGAAATGGAACAGTATAATCTGTACAGAGTTGTACCGAATCTGGTCGATTTTATCGATAATCTCACCAATTGGTATATCCGTCGGAGCCGCCGTCGTTTCTGGAAAAGCGAAAACGACGACGACAAAAATGACGCTTATGAAACGCTTTACTATGTGCTGGTGGAATTTTCCAAAGTTATGGCGCCTTTTCTTCCTTTTCTCACCGAGGCCATCTATAAAAATCTTGTGGCAAAAAGGGTGAGTGATGCCCTGCAGAGTATTCATCTTACCGGCTATCCCCGGAAAAATGACCGTCTCATCGATCCGGATCTCGAAACAAAAATGAGACTGGTACGGCAGGCGGTCATCATGGGACGTATATTGCGGAGTCGCTTTACCATTAAAAATCGCCAGCCGTTGAAAAAAATGACCCTCATCGTGATTGATGACCGTATTCGAGAGTTGCTCCGCGACATGGCTGATCTTATTAAGGATGAACTGAATATCAAGCAGGTCGAATTCGATAAGAACGAAGACCGGGTCGTATCCCTTTCCGCAAAGCCGAATTTCAGAAAGCTTGGAAGGGAATTCGGGTCCCGGATGAAAGAGGCGGCCGCAACGATCGAAGGTTTTACCCAGGAACAGATCCAGGAAATGATGAATGGCGCAACGTATGAGGTTCTTGGAAGACAGATCGGCATCGATGACATCGAAATCAGGCGGACAAAGCATCCTGGTATCGAAGTCGAAACCCAGGATGAAATCACGGTTGCCCTGGATACGGAAATTACCGATGAACTCGCCAGAGAGGGAATCGCCCGGGAGTTTGTCAACAGAATACAGAACCTTCGGAAAAAAAGAGATCTTGCGGTAACCGACCGGATTATCGTTGCCGCCGAAGGTGAGGAGACGATCAGGAGTGCGGTTGCCAGTCACGAAGAATATGTATGCAACGAGACATTGGCCATTGCTCTCAAGTGGGATGATAAACACCTTGCGGAAAAAGGCGGAGAGAAAACCGAAATTAACGGTATGAAGGCAACACTGGATATTTCACTTGCAGAATAA
- the lptC gene encoding LPS export ABC transporter periplasmic protein LptC: METKTAGEKNRKIIRIMHRLIGIIVITTGIFLLFGCTNTKQELPQSKTSGPGLVQELENSILSLYDGPRKVWELKTDYMRKSIGNSSKMLAVPVVLTLFDSSGQTGTRVLADSGTTNASRDTFTVWGNVFVKTEDSLKVKAQRLCWSQSNHRVTTNTYVQIETKNGDIIRGKGLDANEDFSRWTIRERGREGFGLFPNFKERVEKEEEFL; this comes from the coding sequence ATGGAAACGAAAACCGCCGGAGAAAAAAACAGGAAAATTATAAGAATTATGCACAGACTAATCGGCATTATCGTGATAACAACAGGCATATTCCTGCTTTTTGGGTGTACCAATACAAAGCAGGAGCTTCCCCAGTCAAAAACCAGTGGGCCGGGACTTGTTCAGGAACTTGAGAATTCGATTCTTTCCCTCTATGACGGCCCTCGGAAGGTGTGGGAGCTGAAAACCGACTATATGCGCAAATCCATCGGGAATTCATCAAAGATGCTGGCCGTTCCGGTGGTCCTGACCCTCTTCGATTCGTCTGGGCAGACCGGTACCAGAGTACTTGCCGATTCCGGTACTACCAATGCGTCGAGGGATACCTTTACCGTATGGGGCAATGTTTTCGTTAAAACCGAAGATTCTCTCAAAGTAAAAGCCCAGCGTCTGTGCTGGAGCCAGAGTAACCACCGGGTTACCACCAATACCTACGTTCAGATCGAGACCAAAAACGGTGATATTATCCGGGGCAAGGGGCTGGACGCCAATGAGGATTTTTCCCGGTGGACAATCCGGGAGCGTGGCAGGGAAGGATTCGGACTGTTTCCAAATTTCAAAGAGCGGGTTGAGAAGGAAGAGGAATTCTTATGA
- the lptB gene encoding LPS export ABC transporter ATP-binding protein, producing the protein MNSDSKGTAKREIKTDKLIKIYNKRRVVNDVSIVVNQGEIVGLLGPNGAGKTTTFYMIVGMIRANKGKIYLDGKDISRKAMYRRARMGIGYLPQEPSIFRKLSVGENIMAILETQKMGTKERKHRMRELLQELNVSYLEKHLAYTLSGGERRRVEIARALAIKPDFILLDEPFAGVDPIAVEDIQSIVHDLRYKGYGVLITDHNVRETLRITDRAYIMNEGKILISGTARELAENPEARRIYLGQSFKLD; encoded by the coding sequence ATGAACAGTGATTCAAAGGGCACTGCAAAGCGGGAAATTAAAACCGATAAACTGATAAAAATTTATAATAAGCGCCGGGTTGTCAACGATGTATCCATTGTTGTCAACCAGGGAGAAATTGTCGGGCTTCTCGGACCCAATGGTGCGGGTAAAACAACGACCTTTTATATGATTGTCGGCATGATCCGTGCCAACAAGGGGAAAATATATCTTGACGGTAAGGACATCTCAAGGAAGGCGATGTATCGGCGGGCGAGAATGGGAATCGGCTATCTCCCCCAGGAGCCGTCGATATTCAGAAAGTTGTCGGTTGGTGAAAATATCATGGCGATTCTGGAAACTCAGAAGATGGGAACAAAGGAACGGAAACATCGTATGCGCGAACTGCTCCAGGAACTCAATGTCTCCTATCTCGAGAAACATTTAGCCTATACACTTTCGGGCGGTGAACGGCGTCGCGTTGAAATTGCCCGGGCTCTGGCAATTAAGCCCGATTTTATCCTTCTCGATGAGCCTTTTGCAGGAGTGGACCCCATTGCCGTTGAGGATATCCAGAGCATTGTTCATGACCTTCGCTATAAGGGGTATGGTGTGCTCATTACCGATCACAATGTGCGGGAAACGCTGCGGATTACCGACAGGGCTTATATTATGAACGAAGGAAAAATTCTGATTTCCGGTACGGCTCGGGAGCTGGCTGAGAACCCCGAAGCCCGTCGAATCTATCTCGGCCAGAGCTTTAAACTTGATTAA